The Amaranthus tricolor cultivar Red isolate AtriRed21 chromosome 6, ASM2621246v1, whole genome shotgun sequence genome has a segment encoding these proteins:
- the LOC130815555 gene encoding uncharacterized protein LOC130815555 produces the protein MRQLEMKIPFLEAMEQMPQYAKYLKTLAIIQATWAKKEKVRGPFVLSVTLEKLNSKGALTDLGASISLMPMSIAKQLAFKLKPSRKTIQLTDRSVKIPCGEFEDLPIQVGNVVVPCDFIVLNMVEDPYTPLILGRDALKTLGAHIDCESETINIWVAPSSDMISLFFFLV, from the exons ATGAGGCAACTTGAAATGAAGATCCCATTCTTGGAGGCCATGGAGCAAATGCCTCAATATGCTAAGTACTTGAAGACTCT GGCCATCATCCAAGCCACATGGGCCAAGAAAGAAAAGGTTCGAGGACCCTTTGTGCTTTCGGTCACTCTTGAGAAGCTCAATTCCAAGGGAGCACTCACTGATTTAGGGGCCTCAATTAGTCTCATGCCGATGTCTATTGCCAAGCAACTAGCTTTTAAGCTCAAGCCATCAAGAAAAACCATCCAACTCACCGACCGAAGTGTTAAGATTCCATGTGGAGAGTTTGAGGATCTACCTATCCAAGTGGGAAACGTCGTAGTCCCATGTGATTTCATTGTTCTAAACATGGTCGAGGATCCTTACACTCCCCTCATACTTGGGAGAGATGCTTTGAAGACCTTGGGTGCCCATATTGATTGTGAATCAGAGACTATTAATATATGGGTCGCTCCTAGCTCAGATAtgatttctctctttttttttcttgtttga